A segment of the Lolium perenne isolate Kyuss_39 chromosome 3, Kyuss_2.0, whole genome shotgun sequence genome:
AAGCGCTGGCGGCGCCTCGTCACAGACCCCAAGTTCATCGCCCGCTtccgcgcccaccaccggaagcgGCCCCTCCTCGGCGTCTTCCAGCACGGTGATCAGGATATGGTGTTCACCCCTATCCTGGACCCTCCCGACCGCATCCCTCCTCGGCGCTTCAACCTGCGAATCTGTGACGGCCGCGGTTACCTCGGAGCCCAACTGCTTGGATGCCGCCACGGTCGCGTCCTCGCCATAGACCAGGTGCGGGCAGAGGTTGTTTTGTTCGACCCcatcaccggcgagcagcgacgcttGCCCGTTCCACTTCCACCAGGGTTCCAGATACGGACCGTACGGTACCTCAACGGGGCAGTGGTCTGCGCTGCCGGCGACCAGGGCCACGTGCACGGCAGTTGCCGCTCGAGCCCCTTCAAGGTTGTCTTGGTGTTCATGGACAGCCCTGACGGTCGACCCCGCGCCAGTGTTTACTCCTCCGAGACCGGCATGTGGGGCGATCTCATCTCAGCGGAGGCTCCATCTCCTGTTTCTTGTGGGGGTAGTGCTAGCATCCTAATTGGTAATGTCCTTTACTGGCCGCTTAGTTTTATGATGGACGACATACTTGAGTTTGATCTGGATAGGCAGCGCCTAGATGTGATCAAGGGGCCTCCCGGTATGGATGCGACCCAACGCCATCAGATCATCCAAGCAGAGGATGGCGCTCTTGGCGTCGCCCTATTTACTGGTATTAACATCCAAATGTTTCAGAGGAAAGTCAATTGTCAGGGTGTCGCCACGTGGTTGTTGTGGAAGATTGTTCACTCGCACCACAGTCTTGGAATCCTTCCTAACATTAAGAGAAAGAGGGGATGGCTGGGCAAATTTCTGGGTTACGATGAGTATACAAATGCAATGTTTTTATTTGCGGTGGATAGTGTCTACATGGTTCAACTTAAGTCATTGCATTCCAAGAAACTTTATGAAACCAGTTACAGCAATGCCAAGCCCTGCCATGCTTTCTCAAGTTTCTATACACCAGGTAATTGCACAtcctcagttttttttttttcttgaatACTTTTATAGTGATTATTACATGTTCATTCACAACTCAAACTTACTTAGCAATTTTCTGTAAAAATACCTAATTAGTGATTGTCCCTTTCTAGATAGTCAAACTTACTATAGGCTATAGCTGTGTTGTTTTCGTATATGTTATTGTTCAATGTAATGTTCTTCTTTATTGGAAGATACCAACCAAAGGAAAAGTAAGTAAATTAGTTCGCACATTTGAAACATGAAAGCTAGTTATTTATTTATCCATAGTTAGTTGTTTTGATCTTGTTAATGTTTTTCACTCCATAAAAATAATTTCCATTGAACCCATACTTTATAAAAATGATCTTCCTTTGGTCAATTGTTGAAGATCACTTTTGTTGCTGTATGGGCATAATTTGTTCTTGATATGACTTAGGATGAACTTACATGAGAAAGTTTTAGGCCAggtcttcttctttcttcttcttatcAACAACATTCCCCATGAGGAGCTAGCTAAGTATACTTCTTTTATGAATATACTTGGCATTTACAAAAGATGAGGTTTTCTTTATCTATTTCTAGTGTAAAAGTGAGTAATAAAACTTCTATAAAGATGAGTTGTAAAAGTGAGTATTTTTGTTCAATTTATATCGGACATCTCGTCTTTCTAACCATCTCACTTGTTATGCTTCTAGGGACAGCCATTACTGGTGATGGAGCTGAAATGTTGCACGATAGCTAGATGAATTTCTGGTGTGATGTGCTAATTTGCTGAAATGGTTCAACTGGTAAGATAAAAATCTGAATATATAGTTTGATAGTTTATACTATTTGATTTTGTTTACAATAGAAAGTACATGGCTGCCAACATGAGTGCACACCCACAGGCTACCTTCTCTTCTTCTATATGGATTTACACATGGATGTATTACTGTTCCTAGGACTGGGATActatagcgggacttttctttCTTGGTTTTCTTTTATCTTTTTTGACTGTGTGCATGCGTACTGTCATTAGGGTGttacgttgttgcagaggctaggtgtaattggtgtcttttgatattaatatattctctctATCGAAAAAAAATATGGATTCACACATGTCAATAACACAGATAAGAACTAAAATGATGGT
Coding sequences within it:
- the LOC127340792 gene encoding uncharacterized protein isoform X1 → MAESEAAELSCRRRRRSSPAAFTSLPDDEGMLREILLRLPPQPSSLPRASAVCKRWRRLVTDPKFIARFRAHHRKRPLLGVFQHGDQDMVFTPILDPPDRIPPRRFNLRICDGRGYLGAQLLGCRHGRVLAIDQVRAEVVLFDPITGEQRRLPVPLPPGFQIRTVRYLNGAVVCAAGDQGHVHGSCRSSPFKVVLVFMDSPDGRPRASVYSSETGMWGDLISAEAPSPVSCGGSASILIGNVLYWPLSFMMDDILEFDLDRQRLDVIKGPPGMDATQRHQIIQAEDGALGVALFTGINIQMFQRKVNCQGVATWLLWKIVHSHHSLGILPNIKRKRGWLGKFLGYDEYTNAMFLFAVDSVYMVQLKSLHSKKLYETSYSNAKPCHAFSSFYTPGTAITGDGAEMLHDS
- the LOC127340792 gene encoding uncharacterized protein isoform X2 encodes the protein MAESEAAELSCRRRRRSSPAAFTSLPDDEGMLREILLRLPPQPSSLPRASAVCKRWRRLVTDPKFIARFRAHHRKRPLLGVFQHGDQDMVFTPILDPPDRIPPRRFNLRICDGRGYLGAQLLGCRHGRVLAIDQVRAEVVLFDPITGEQRRLPVPLPPGFQIRTVRYLNGAVVCAAGDQGHVHGSCRSSPFKVVLVFMDSPDGRPRASVYSSETGMWGDLISAEAPSPVSCGGSASILIGNVLYWPLSFMMDDILEFDLDRQRLDVIKGPPGMDATQRHQIIQAEDGALGVALFTGINIQMFQRKVNCQGVATWLLWKIVHSHHSLGILPNIKRKRGWLGKFLGYDEYTNAMFLFAVDSVYMVQLKSLHSKKLYETSYSNAKPCHAFSSFYTPAITGDGAEMLHDS